A part of Fusarium oxysporum Fo47 chromosome III, complete sequence genomic DNA contains:
- a CDS encoding carboxypeptidase C PRC1 produces MRLSTSALVLGAASSAVGLQEQQVLGGDSKPLVDVNAWTKPLEKFFGEISSEAKAVWDEVTLLAPDAVEAFKKQVLTQPKKANRRPDAHWDHIVKGADVQSLWVEKNGEKHREVGGKLDNFNLRAKKVDPSKLGVDKVKQYSGYLDNEEEDKHLFYWFFESRNDPKNDPVVLWLNGGPGCSSLTGLFLELGPASINKKIELVNNPESWNNNASVIFLDQPVNVGYSYSGGSVSNTVAAGKDIYALLTLFFHQFPEYAKQDFHIAGESYAGHYIPVFANEILSHDDRNINLKSVLIGNGLTDGYTQYAYYRPMACGEGGYPSVLSDSECQSMDNALPRCQSLIKGCYESGSAWSCVPASIYCNNAMMGPYQRTGQNVYDIRGKCEDSSNLCYPGLGYIADYLNREEVKEALGVEVSSYDSCNMDINRNFLFAGDWMQPYHQLVPNVLDKIPVLIYAGDADFICNWLGNQAWTDKLQWSGQKDFSHAKIKNLEHDGKEYGKVKSSGNFTFMQIYGAGHMVPMDQPEASSDFFNRWLSGEWF; encoded by the exons ATGCGTTTGTCAACTTCCGCGCTCGTGCTGGGCGCTGCCTCTTCGGCCGTCGGTCTGCAAGAGCAGCAGGTTCTCGGCGGCGACTCCAAGCCTCTTGTCGACGTCAACGCCTGGACCAAGCCCCTCGAGAAGTTCTTTGGCGAGATCTCATCAGAGGCCAAGGCTGTCTGGGACGAGGTCACTCTTCTTGCCCCCGACGCTGTCGAGGCTTTCAAGAAGCAGGTCCTGACccagcccaagaaggccaacCGTCGGCCCGATGCCCACTGGGATCACATCGTCAAGGGTGCTGATGTCCAGTCCCTCTGGGTCGAGAAGAATGGCGAGAAGCATCGCGAGGTTGGCGGAAAACTCGACAACTTCAACCTCCGTGCTAAGAAAGTCGACCCTTCAAAGCTCGGtgttgacaaggtcaagcaGTACAGTGGTTATCTTGAcaatgaggaggaagacaagCACCTCTTCTACT GGTTCTTCGAGTCCCGTAACGACCCCAAGAACGACCCTGTTGTACTCTGGCTTAACGGTGGCCCTGGCTGCTCTTCCTTGACTGGCCtcttccttgagcttggacctgcttccatcaacaagaagatcgagcTCGTCAACAACCCCGAGTCCTGGAACAACAATGCTTCCGTTATCTTCCTTGATCAGCCCGTCAACGTAGGCTACTCCTACAGCGGCGGTTCCGTCAGCAACACTGTTGCTGCCGGCAAGGACATCTATGCTCTCCTCACCCTGTTCTTCCACCAGTTCCCTGAGTATGCCAAGCAGGACTTCCACATTGCTGGCGAGTCCTATGCTGGCCACTACATCCCTGTCTTCGCCAACGAGATTCTCTCTCACGATGACCGTaacatcaacctcaagaGTGTTCTCATTGGCAACGGCCTTACTGATGGCTACACCCAGTACGCCTACTACCGCCCCATGGCCTGCGGTGAGGGTGGCTACCCCTCTGTCCTTAGTGACAGCGAGTGTCAGTCCATGGACAATGCTCTGCCCCGCTGCCAGTCTCTGATCAAGGGTTGCTACGAGTCCGGCAGTGCCTGGTCTTGTGTCCCCGCCAGCATCTACTGCAACAACGCCATGATGGGCCCCTACCAGCGCACCGGCCAGAATGTCTACGACATTCGAGGCAAGTGTGAGGATAGCTCCAACCTCTGCTATCCTGGTCTGGGTTACATCGCCGACTACCTAAACCGCgaagaggtcaaggaggctcttggtgttgaggtcaGCAGCTACGACAGCTGCAACATGGACATCAACCGAAACTTCCTCTTTGCTGGCGACTGGATGCAGCCTTACCACCAGCTCGTCCCCAAcgttcttgacaagatccCCGTTCTCATCTATGCTGGTGATGCCGACTTTATCTGCAACTGGCTCGGTAACCAGGCATGGACCGACAAGCTTCAGTGGTCTGGCCAGAAGGATTTCAGCCacgccaagatcaagaacctcgaGCACGACGGCAAGGAGTACGGCAAGGTCAAGTCCAGCGGTAACTTTACCTTCATGCAGATCTATGGTGCTGGCCACATGGTGCCCATGGACCAGCCTGAGGCTTCCTCTGACTTCTTCAACCGTTGGCTAAGCGGAGAGTGGTTCTAA